One Pseudomonas brassicacearum genomic region harbors:
- a CDS encoding response regulator, producing MHVLVCEDDELIASGIVAGLTAQGLTVEHVATASAARAMVGVAEFDVMVLDLGLPDEDGLKLLKQLRQQGLEIPVLILTARDSVTDRVDGLQAGADDYLLKPFDLRELAARLHTLLRRVAGRSVNLIEHGRLTYDPSSRETTLAGQPVDLSRREQSLLQALLHNRGRVLSTEQLKDSVYGFNDELESNALNVHIHHLRRKLGNGIVETVRGLGYRLGPADGGESSK from the coding sequence ATGCACGTACTGGTCTGCGAAGACGATGAGCTGATCGCCAGCGGGATCGTTGCCGGGCTCACGGCCCAGGGCCTGACCGTCGAACACGTCGCCACGGCATCGGCGGCACGGGCGATGGTCGGCGTGGCCGAATTTGACGTCATGGTGCTGGACCTGGGGTTGCCCGACGAGGACGGCCTGAAATTGCTCAAGCAACTGCGCCAGCAAGGCCTGGAGATACCGGTGCTGATCCTCACGGCCCGGGATTCGGTGACCGATCGGGTCGATGGCCTGCAGGCCGGTGCCGATGACTATTTGCTCAAGCCCTTCGACCTGCGCGAACTCGCGGCGCGCCTGCACACGCTGCTGCGGCGGGTGGCGGGGCGCAGCGTCAATCTGATCGAGCACGGCCGCCTGACTTACGATCCCAGCAGCCGGGAAACCACATTGGCTGGCCAGCCGGTGGATCTGTCCCGTCGGGAGCAGTCGCTGTTGCAAGCGCTGCTGCACAACCGTGGCCGGGTGCTGTCCACCGAGCAACTCAAGGACAGTGTCTATGGGTTCAATGACGAGCTGGAAAGCAACGCCCTCAACGTCCATATCCATCACCTGCGACGCAAACTGGGTAACGGAATCGTCGAGACCGTGCGCGGGCTTGGTTATCGGTTGGGACCGGCCGACGGCGGGGAATCTTCCAAGTGA